The Stieleria maiorica genome includes the window CCGCGATCTGACCGACGATCAGATCGAAACCTGCCACCTGATTTGCTTCGGCGACTTCAGCAGCAATCGCTTCCTGTACAACATCTCCGACCGGCTGCCGATTCAATGGACGCGTGAGACACTGCGCGTGGGGGACCAGGATTTTGACCCGGTCGATCATGCGCCGGTGTTCTGCTATCCCAATCCGATCAATCCGCGGCGCTACGTTGTCGTCAACAGCGGGCTGACATTCCGCGAGTTTTCCAACGTCAGCAATTCGCGTCAAATTGCGATGCTTCCCGACTGGGCGGTGCTGGACGTGACCGCCCCGGACGACTCGATCTACGCCGGCGAGATCAAATCACAAGGGTTCTTCGACGAATCCTGGAAACTGGACGAGGTCGCCGATCGTCATTGAACCGGCCGGTGACGTCTGTCGCAAAGTCGCAATAAGAATGCCGCCCCACGGGGTCGCCCAACCAGTTAAAATCCACGTGCTGGTGTCTAGCCATTAGGCGACTCCCCGGTCGCTGCTTCGCAGCGAAAAGAGGCGGCTAAAGCCTGAACACCAACACGCGCTGGTGTCTAGCCTTTAGGCGACTCCACCGGTCGCTGCTTTGCAGCGAAAAGAGGCGGCTAAAGCCTGAACACCAACACGCGCTGGTGTCTAGCCTTTAGGCGACTCCCCGGTCGCTGCTTTGCAGCGAAAAGAGGCGGCTAAAGCCTGAACACCAACACGCGCTGGTGTCTAGCCATTAGGCGACTCCCCGGTCGCTGCTTCGCAGCGAAAAGAGGCGGCTAAAGCCTGAACACCAACACGCGCTGGTGTCTAGCCTTTAGGCGACTCCCCGGTCGCTGCTTTGCAGCGAAAAGAGGCGGCTAAAGCCTGAACACCAACACGCGCTGGTGTCTAGCCTTTAGGCGACTCCCCGGTCGCTGCTTTGCAGCGAAAAGAGGCGGCTAAAGCCTGAACACCAACACGCGCTGGTGTCTAGCCTTTAGGCGACTCCACCGGTCGCTGCTTTGCAGCGAAAAGAGGCGTACCGTTCATCCCAGGCATCTTTTTCGTTCCCCATCGTCCATTGCCATGAAAACGTTTGTTTCGACCGTCTTGCTGCTCCTGTGCACCGGCGTCGCCGTCGCCGACGCCCCGCCCAACATCGTCTTCTTCTTTACCGACGATCAAACCACCAGCACGCTGGGATGCTACGGCAACGAAGTCGTCCAAACGCCCAACATCGATGCGTTGGCCGCCCGTGGGACGCGGTTCGAAAACATGTTCGTCAGCCACTCGATCTGCTGGGTCAGCCGGACGACGATCCTGAGCGGATTGACCGGCCGCAGCTACGGCTCACCCGACAACCCCGAACTGGCACGGGCCGAAGCGGTCGACACGCTGTACAGTGACATCTTGCGGAAGCGCGGCTATCGAACCGGATACTTCGGGAAATGGCATGCCAAGATGCCCAAGGGATACAAGCGTGAAGACCACTTTGACGAATTCGAAGCGATCGGACGCAATCCGTTTTACAAGAAACAACCCGATGGCAGTTTGCGACACGAAACGGAAGTGATCGTTGACCGCGGCATCGACTTCATCAAATCGCAGCCCAAGGACAAGCCGTTTGCGCTGAACCTGTGGTTCAATGCCTGCCATGCCGAAGACGGCGATCGACGCCCCGGGATCGGCCACTTCGCCTGGCCACGAGCAGTCGACGGGATGTACGAGGACATCGACATCGCCCCACCACGGTTGAATGCCCCGGAGATTTTCGAGGCCTTGCCGGACTTTCTGAAGACGACGATCAATCGCGAACGCTTTTTCTGGCGTTGGAACACCGACAAGAAGTACCAGACGAACATCCGCGCGTACTACCGCATGGTCAGCGGGATCGACAACGCGATCGGTCGCTTCATGAAGGAACTAGAAAACGCCGGGTTGGCGGACAACACCATCATCGTCTACTCGGCCGACAACGGCTATCACATGGGCAACCGTGGACTGGCCGGCAAGTGGTCGCATTACGAAGAATCACTCCGCGTGCCGCTGATCATCGCCGACCCCCGCGTCGCGCCGGATCAACGCGGCAAGGTGACCGATGCGATCGCGCTCAACCTGGACCTGCCGGCGACCTTCCTCGATTGGTCCGGGGGTGATGTTCCCGCGCACTACCAAGGGCACAGCTTGCGACCAGTCGTCTCCGGTGCCAAACCGGACGACTGGCGAACCGAATCGTTTCACGAACACTTCGCCGTCCGCACCCGGATCCCTGCGTTTGAGGGGATTCGCAACGAGCGTTACAAATACGTTCGCTACTTCGACCATGGCAACCACGAGTTTCTGCACGACCTGAAGAACGATCCCGATGAACTGGTGAACTTGGCTGCCGACCCGGCCCATGCCGAGACTTTGGCGGCGATGCGAGTCCGCACGGATCGGCGAGTGAAGGAACTGGGCGGACCGATCGACCCGCTCAAAGCCCCCTTCACCGCGTCGACGGTGCCGCACCCCGAAGCCTCCGCCGCCGTCTCCTTCCAAGTTGGAAAAGATGGCTTTGTGAACCTGTTCAACGGCAAGAACTTGAGCGGCTGGGCCGGCGATTCACAGTACTGGTCGGTCCGCGACGGGGCATTGACCGGAGTGACCGACGGTTCGCTGAAGATGAACCGATTCATCACCTGGAAAGGTTCGACGGTCCGCAACTTCGACTTGAGGGTCAAAGTCAAGGTCTCCCCCGGCGGCAACAGCGGGCTGCAGTATCGCGGCACGTCACGGCCCGATCTGGGGCTGGATGTCGTGACCGGTTACCAGTGTGACGTGGTGGCCGACAATCCGAATTACAACGGCATGCTGTACGAAGAAAAAGGACGGCGTATCCTCTCGCACACCGGCGAGAAAGTGGTCATCGACCCGCAAGGGCAACCGTGGATCGTCGGCAAGATGCCGGTCAAAGAATTCCCCGCCGACCGGTGGCATGAGTACC containing:
- a CDS encoding sulfatase-like hydrolase/transferase, yielding MKTFVSTVLLLLCTGVAVADAPPNIVFFFTDDQTTSTLGCYGNEVVQTPNIDALAARGTRFENMFVSHSICWVSRTTILSGLTGRSYGSPDNPELARAEAVDTLYSDILRKRGYRTGYFGKWHAKMPKGYKREDHFDEFEAIGRNPFYKKQPDGSLRHETEVIVDRGIDFIKSQPKDKPFALNLWFNACHAEDGDRRPGIGHFAWPRAVDGMYEDIDIAPPRLNAPEIFEALPDFLKTTINRERFFWRWNTDKKYQTNIRAYYRMVSGIDNAIGRFMKELENAGLADNTIIVYSADNGYHMGNRGLAGKWSHYEESLRVPLIIADPRVAPDQRGKVTDAIALNLDLPATFLDWSGGDVPAHYQGHSLRPVVSGAKPDDWRTESFHEHFAVRTRIPAFEGIRNERYKYVRYFDHGNHEFLHDLKNDPDELVNLAADPAHAETLAAMRVRTDRRVKELGGPIDPLKAPFTASTVPHPEASAAVSFQVGKDGFVNLFNGKNLSGWAGDSQYWSVRDGALTGVTDGSLKMNRFITWKGSTVRNFDLRVKVKVSPGGNSGLQYRGTSRPDLGLDVVTGYQCDVVADNPNYNGMLYEEKGRRILSHTGEKVVIDPQGQPWIVGKMPVKEFPADRWHEYRVLVRGNHHQHWIDDQMTADLIDLDENGRSLEGVLAVQVHVGPAMTIQYKDFKIKHLPDDLPLTNASDVVIPTGSIGVRPQGRLPKDWKPPVYGK